Proteins from a genomic interval of Diaminobutyricimonas aerilata:
- a CDS encoding LacI family DNA-binding transcriptional regulator, translated as MSAPTDRAVRATVKDVALRAGVSPKTVSNVLNGVVFVRPDTRERVEAAMLELDYVPNLSARGLRNGRSGIVALALPALDTAYSSEMSHAFVEVAHERGMAVLFEETGAEPQREWELISRARAHLIDGVVLNPVRLDESAVGHGADLPPVVLIGEVEQHRTDQVWVDSVDAARKMTQHLLDQGCRRIAVVGTVGGGFDSSTARQRTAGYRAALETAGVPHDPRLEVGCQDWTTANAARAFGALLDSGVEVDACFCFTDSMALGALHALWSRGIRVPDDMLVAGFDDVDAARFAVPPLTTVAFDKREFATAALSLLAERFLDRDREPRLISIPHRVVVRESTTR; from the coding sequence ATGTCCGCCCCGACCGATCGCGCCGTGCGTGCCACGGTGAAGGACGTCGCTCTGCGGGCGGGAGTGTCGCCGAAGACGGTGTCGAACGTGCTCAACGGCGTCGTGTTCGTGCGCCCCGACACGCGGGAACGCGTCGAGGCCGCGATGCTGGAGCTCGACTACGTGCCGAACCTGAGCGCCCGCGGGTTGCGCAACGGACGCTCCGGCATCGTCGCACTCGCCCTTCCGGCCCTCGACACCGCGTACTCGTCCGAGATGTCGCACGCGTTCGTGGAGGTCGCGCACGAACGCGGCATGGCCGTGCTGTTCGAAGAGACCGGCGCCGAACCGCAGCGGGAATGGGAGCTCATCTCCCGGGCGCGTGCCCACCTCATCGACGGGGTCGTGCTCAACCCGGTACGGCTCGACGAGAGCGCCGTCGGACACGGCGCCGACCTCCCGCCGGTGGTGCTCATCGGCGAAGTCGAGCAGCACCGCACCGATCAGGTGTGGGTCGACAGCGTGGACGCCGCCCGCAAGATGACGCAACACCTGCTCGACCAGGGCTGCCGCCGGATCGCCGTGGTCGGCACCGTCGGCGGCGGTTTCGACTCGTCGACGGCGCGGCAGCGCACGGCCGGCTACCGCGCGGCGCTCGAGACGGCGGGCGTGCCGCACGACCCGCGGCTCGAGGTCGGCTGCCAGGACTGGACGACCGCGAACGCCGCGCGCGCATTCGGCGCGCTGCTCGACTCCGGTGTCGAGGTCGACGCGTGCTTCTGCTTCACCGACTCGATGGCCCTCGGCGCCCTGCACGCCCTCTGGAGCCGTGGCATCCGCGTGCCCGACGACATGCTCGTGGCCGGTTTCGACGATGTGGACGCGGCCCGCTTCGCCGTCCCGCCGCTCACGACGGTCGCGTTCGACAAGCGGGAGTTCGCCACGGCCGCACTGTCGCTGCTCGCAGAGCGGTTCCTCGACCGGGACCGCGAGCCGCGCCTGATCTCGATCCCCCACCGCGTCGTCGTGCGGGAGAGCACGACCCGCTGA
- a CDS encoding extracellular solute-binding protein, protein MLLGSAAALGSAALGSTLLSGCATGPGSNVAQLKFWHLLSGGDGVVMAGLVEAANEANTTFHATQTVLTWGAPYYTKLAMASAGGRAPDLAVMHASRIPGYAPGGLLDPWDLSLLREFGVTEQSFPARIWEKGFIDDRLYSIALDAHPFVMMYNTDYAEQAGVLDSDGKLVETTSPEEFIEVARAMQGASGNRGLSYGYLNDGAQMWRLWYTFYRQMEGEIELPVGGEARIDEEPAVRSFEFMQQLLDDDIATSRNDYATAVAEFVSGQSGIFFTGVWELPTMKNAELPVGGAPIPTLFGTPAAYADSHAFVLPHQTQPDEKKRREAYRFVAEILKGSFDWAGAGHIPAYVPITEDPAYAELSPQADYAGAAEIINYDPPAWFTGSGSDFQNIFGEFAQPVLLSGADPAAAVSGFRQRLNALLSKPNPV, encoded by the coding sequence ATGCTGCTGGGTTCGGCAGCAGCGCTCGGAAGTGCGGCCCTCGGCAGCACCCTGCTGAGCGGCTGCGCGACCGGCCCGGGAAGCAATGTGGCACAGCTGAAGTTCTGGCACCTGCTCAGCGGCGGCGACGGCGTCGTCATGGCCGGACTCGTCGAGGCGGCCAACGAGGCCAACACGACCTTCCACGCCACGCAGACCGTGCTGACGTGGGGGGCGCCGTACTACACGAAGCTCGCCATGGCGTCCGCGGGAGGTCGCGCGCCGGACCTCGCGGTCATGCACGCGTCGCGCATCCCCGGGTACGCGCCGGGAGGGCTGCTCGATCCGTGGGATCTGTCGCTGCTGCGCGAATTCGGCGTGACCGAACAGAGCTTCCCCGCCCGCATCTGGGAGAAGGGGTTCATCGACGACAGGTTGTACTCGATCGCGCTCGACGCGCATCCGTTCGTCATGATGTACAACACCGACTACGCCGAGCAGGCGGGAGTGCTCGACTCCGACGGCAAGCTCGTGGAGACCACGAGTCCCGAGGAGTTCATCGAGGTCGCCCGCGCCATGCAGGGCGCATCCGGCAATCGGGGTCTCTCGTACGGGTACCTCAACGACGGGGCGCAGATGTGGCGGCTCTGGTACACGTTCTACCGGCAGATGGAAGGCGAGATCGAGCTGCCGGTGGGCGGCGAGGCGCGCATCGATGAGGAACCCGCGGTCCGCTCGTTCGAGTTCATGCAGCAGCTGCTCGACGACGACATCGCCACCTCGCGCAACGACTACGCGACCGCCGTCGCCGAGTTCGTGAGCGGACAATCCGGCATCTTCTTCACGGGGGTGTGGGAGCTGCCCACGATGAAGAACGCCGAACTGCCCGTCGGCGGCGCGCCGATCCCGACGCTGTTCGGCACTCCGGCCGCCTACGCCGATTCCCACGCCTTCGTGCTGCCCCATCAGACGCAGCCCGATGAGAAGAAGCGGCGCGAGGCGTACCGCTTCGTCGCGGAGATCCTCAAGGGCTCGTTCGACTGGGCGGGGGCCGGACACATCCCGGCGTACGTGCCCATCACCGAAGACCCGGCATACGCGGAGCTCTCACCGCAGGCCGACTACGCCGGTGCTGCGGAGATCATCAACTACGACCCGCCGGCATGGTTCACCGGGTCGGGGTCGGACTTCCAGAACATCTTCGGCGAGTTCGCGCAGCCGGTGCTCCTGAGCGGCGCTGACCCCGCCGCGGCGGTCAGCGGATTCCGCCAGCGCCTCAACGCGCTCCTGTCCAAGCCCAACCCGGTCTGA
- a CDS encoding carbohydrate ABC transporter permease, which produces MTTSAVGNRAVATAAPAADDATSIRRGSHRRRNNATAWAFLAPFLVFFVLFLVWPMIHGIYLSLTDQSLTGSGGALIGIDNYLEAFADAEMWGAIWNTIWFTLLSTVPLVLVALVMALLVDQGLPGQWLWRLSYFMPFLLASTVVSLIWIWMMNPQLGLFNTVLQAVGLEPVPWLQDPSVSMISIVIATVWWTVGFNFLLYLAALQNIPEQQYEAASIDGAGKWRQLFGITLPQLGPTTALIVILQVLASLKVFDQIYQMMNQLVTPATQSAVIYIFDVGFTGYRFGYSSAISYIFFAIVLIVSLVQFRVTARRGA; this is translated from the coding sequence ATGACTACCTCCGCAGTCGGCAATCGCGCCGTCGCGACGGCGGCCCCGGCCGCCGACGACGCCACCAGCATCCGACGTGGTTCGCACCGCCGCCGCAACAACGCCACGGCGTGGGCGTTCCTCGCCCCCTTCCTCGTGTTCTTCGTGCTCTTCCTCGTGTGGCCGATGATCCACGGGATCTACCTCAGCCTCACCGATCAGTCCCTCACCGGCAGCGGTGGCGCGCTCATCGGCATCGACAACTACCTCGAGGCGTTCGCGGATGCGGAGATGTGGGGGGCGATCTGGAACACCATCTGGTTCACCCTCCTGTCGACCGTGCCGCTCGTGCTCGTGGCACTCGTCATGGCGCTGCTCGTCGACCAGGGGCTCCCCGGACAGTGGCTCTGGCGACTGTCGTACTTCATGCCGTTCCTGCTCGCCTCGACGGTGGTCTCGCTCATCTGGATCTGGATGATGAACCCGCAGCTGGGTCTGTTCAACACCGTCCTGCAGGCGGTCGGACTCGAGCCGGTCCCCTGGCTTCAGGATCCCTCGGTGTCGATGATCTCCATCGTCATCGCGACCGTGTGGTGGACGGTCGGATTCAACTTCCTGCTCTACCTGGCGGCGCTGCAGAACATCCCGGAGCAGCAGTACGAAGCGGCGTCGATCGACGGTGCCGGCAAGTGGCGGCAGCTCTTCGGGATCACCCTCCCGCAGCTCGGCCCGACCACGGCACTCATCGTGATCCTGCAGGTGCTCGCCTCGCTCAAGGTCTTCGACCAGATCTACCAGATGATGAATCAGCTGGTCACGCCGGCCACCCAGTCGGCGGTGATCTACATCTTCGATGTGGGCTTCACCGGCTACCGGTTCGGCTACTCGTCGGCGATCTCGTACATCTTCTTCGCGATCGTGCTCATCGTCTCGCTCGTCCAGTTCCGCGTCACCGCACGAAGGGGTGCATGA